Genomic DNA from bacterium HR17:
GGACGACGGTCAAAGAAGCGGGCAAGTGGGACGCCAAACTGCGGACGGAAGGGGCGCCCGTTGTCGGGCGCCGTCCCCAGCAGCATGACGACTTCAGGCATGATGCGACTGACATCGCGGAACGCCGCCAGCCATTGACCGGCGCGGTTGCCCCATCGGCGCACCCAGCGCCGCAGCCATCGGCGTTCGGCGGGCTCATCGCTATCGCGGAACACCGCTGCAAATGCCATCGCGCCCCACAGCGTCGGCACCGACCGCACCCGCAGCCATAACCCGCTCAGCCCTTCGTCACGGATGGACCGCACTATCGCTTGCGCCCATTCAGGGTCAAACCAAAACAGCCCTTCATGCGCCCCTTCGGGACCACCGATGAGCACTATGCGCGCCCGCTGCGGGCGGGGCACCGACCTCAGCGCCGGCGGCAACAGCGGGGCAAACAAGTGCCCCTCTTGCAATGGCGCAGCGATGAGGGGGGCATCTGCCTTTAGGAGCGCTTTCATATCGGTCGCCCACAGCACAGCGGTCGGCGCCGGCGTGGGACGGTCAGTGACGACGCAGCCACCTTGTTGCCGCCACGCCTGGACGGCAGGGGTTAGCGGCGCCCATACGACGACCCGCACACCGTAAAGGGGCGCTTTCGTCCGCGCTTCCGTCAGCAGCGCTGTCAAAAATGGCTCTTGCCCCGTGCTTTCCAACACCCACCTATTGAAGCGGTGCCATGCCAACGACCGCAGCCGTTGCTGGACGATGGACTGGAGCGTTGCCGGCGTCCAGCGGGACGGCACGAGGGACGCGACAGGCTCCACCCAACCGCGTTCGGGGAAAGGTGGCTGCCACTGCCACCGTGACGGAACGGGTTCACCCGCCCGCAGTCGGTCAGCGACCTCTAACAGACCGTAAAGCCAACCGACAGGCGAGCGCGCCGCCACTTCCAGTTGGTCGCCGCTCAAGGCGACGGAGAAACCCTCTGCGCCTAAGCGGATGTCGGCGGCTGTCACCAGTCGGATGCGCCATTGAGGGCGTTCCTGCTGCACCAATTGTTGCGCCCACCGCACGGGTTCTGGGACGGTTGGTTCCGTTGCTTTCGCCGGCGAGGGGCTGGGGGACGGGGGCAGTGCCCCCATGCCAGGCACAGGCGGCAAGACCGCCGGGTTAAGGGCACCGCTGGGGGCTGGCATCGCTGCCGATTGCGCCGGTGCGGCGATGACCGGAGGCGTTTCAGGCATTGGGCGCACTGTCGGCGTCGCCAGCGCAGCAGGAGCGGCACCCGCCGGCGGCGCAGGCAGAGTCGGGGGAGCAACGCCAGCAGGGGTTGTCGCTGCCGTCGTCGGAGGCGGTGCGGTCTCCTGAGGGGCAAGCGGTGTTGACGGGCGCAAAAGTTGCGTCGCATAAGCGACTAAAATGATGACGACGATGACCGTTATGCCCAGCAGCGCCAATGCCGTTTCCCGCTGCATCGCAATCACCTACCCACAAGGCATCATGCCACACCGCCGCACATTCTTGCAAGTCAAGAGCGCCTTACACAACGGCAAAATCAGGTTCTTCGCCTCGTAGCACTTTGAGCACTTGTTCGGCGACGACCAGCGCCATCCGCTCCAAAGTTTCAGGCGTGTGGGCGGCGACATGCGGCGTGCCGAGAAAGTGCGGGTGACGAAACAGCGGGTGACTCACATCGGGCGGCTCGTTCGGGAACACATCCAGCGCCACGCCTGCCAGTCGCCCCGATTGCAGCCCGTCGTAAAGGGCATCCAAATCGCATACCTCGCCCCGCGCCGTGTTGATGAGCAGCGCACCCTGCTTCATCAGCGCGACCCGTTCGCGGTTGATGAGGTGGCGTGTCTGCTCCGTCAAAGGCACATGGAGCGTCACGAAATCGCTGCGGCGCAACAGTTCGTCCAGCGCGACACACGCTGCTCCCAACGCCTCAATCACTTCTTCAGGCACCAACGGGTCGTGCACAAGCAACTGCAATCCGAACGCTTTCGCCCGTTGCGCCACTGCTCTCCCGACATGCCCGAACCCGATGATGCCCAGAGTTTTGCCTTGCAGTTCCGTGTTGCGCTCCGTCCAACGCAAGTGGTAATTGCCCCGCACTAACGCCTCATGCCAAAACCGCAACCGCTTGGCTAACGCCAACAGCAACGCAAGCGTGTGTTCAGCGACCGCATCGGCGTTGGCGCCGGGCGTGAACACGACGCGAATGTTGCGCCGTCGGGCGGCGTCAAGGTCAATGTTGTCCACGCCAACGCCGTAGCGCCCGATGACCTTCAATTGCGTGGCACCTGCCAGCAACGCGTCGTCCACGAACGGCATATTGCGCAAGATGAGGGCGTCCGCATCGGCGAGCGCCCGCTGTAGCGCGGTGCGGTCAATAGAGACCTTGACAACGGTCGCCGCGCGCATTAACCGCTCCTCAGCAACAGGCGGGAACGACCCACAAAGGACGACGATGGGCTTCATCCCTCGCCCTCACCATCCCCTGCACTTTGCGCTGAGGCACGGAGGCGACCTGTCACGAGTCGCCCCCATGCCCATTTGCGCCTTTGTCGCCGTTACGCCCCGACGACTTGCCTGAGCGCCGCCAACGCGGCGTCATAGTCGGGCTCGTTCGTCACTTCAGGCACGAGTTGCTTGTAGCGGATAACGCCGTCCTTGTCCACGATCCAGACCGAGCGTGCCAGCAATTTCAGCTCCTTGATGAGGACGCCGTATTTGAGCCCAAAATCGCGCTCTTGGTAATCGCTGAAGACCTTGATTCGGGTAATGTCGTTGGCGCCACACCAACGGCGCTGCGCGAAGGGCAAATCCACGCTGATGTTGGCGACGACCACATCGTCTGAAAGGCTTGCCGCCAGTTCGTTGAACTTGCGCCCCTGCGCATCGCAGACAGGCGTGTCCAGCGACGGCGTGACGGAAATGAGCAGCACTTTACCCGCGAAATCCCGCAGCGTCACGGGGTTCAAGTCCAAATCCACGACGCGAAAATCGGGCGCTTTTTCGCCGACCTGCAGGTCGGGACCAAGCAGCGTCAGCGGGCTGCCCCGAAAAGTCACGACGCCCACGCGCTCCGGCACTTGCGCCATCGTCCATAACCTCCTTTGCTTTAGGGGAAATTTAGCGTGCGCACCGACCGCCTCAAATTTTAACGACCCTCTACGCCTTTACATGGTGGAGGGTCGGGACACACTTTTGCCCTGAGAGGTGGTGACCCAAAGTGAAGCGGCGGGCATTTTTGCGGTTGGGACTTGTGCCGGTCGCCGCGAAAGGAGTGCGTGCAATGGCGCACCAACCTACCACCGCTACCCGTTGGACGCTGTGGTATCGCCAGCCGGCGCGCGATTGGAACGAAGCGCTGCCATTAGGCAACGGGCGGTTGGGTGCGATGGTGTTCGGCGGCGTCGCCAAAGAGCGCCTGCAACTCAACGACGACACGCTGTGGTCAGGCTATCCCTACGACCCGACTAACCCTGATGCCTTCCGTTACCTCGCCCGCGTGCGTCAACTCGTTTTCGCAGGCAAGTATCGTGACGCGGAGCAAACCGCCGACCAGTTCATGATGGGTGTCGTGAAAATCGGTGACAAAGTTTACGCGCCTTTTCGCCGTCTGATGGCGTATCAACCCCTCGCCGATCTGTGGTTGACATTTCCGCACGCCACAGAACCGCAGGAGTATCGGCGCGCACTGGATTTGGACACAGCGACGGCGTATGTCCGCTACCGTATCGGCGCGGTGACCTTTCACCGCGAGGCGTTTATTTCTGCCGTCGACCAAGCGTTGGTGCTGCGCCTTACCGCTGATGCGCCCAAGCAAATCACCTTCACTGCCGCGCTGACGACACCTCACACCCGTCGCGAAACGCTGAAAGGCAGTGCCGATGGGCTCATCCTGCGCGGGCAATGGGTCGGTGACGGAGAAGTGCGCCGCAGCCAAACGGATTTGCCTGGCGCGGGCATCCGCTTTGAGGTGTGGCTGGGAGTGCAAGCGGAAGGTGGGCGAGTGCAAGTCACCGACGACGCGCTGCAAGTTACAGGCGCCGATGCGGCGACGCTGCTACTCGTCGCCGCCACCAGTTATCGCAACCCCAAAGACATTTCCGCCGACCCCCACCAACGCTGTGCCGAGATTTTTGCGAAAGTGCGGGACAAACCTTATGCACGTTTGCGTTCCGACCACATCGCCGATTACCAGCGCCTTTTCCGTCGCGTGGACATTGACTTGGGACACAACGACGCGCTGGAACGATTGCCGACGGACGAACGCCTGAAAGCGGTTCAACAAGGTGCGGACGACCCAGGCTTGATTGCCCTTTACTTCCAATTTGGGCGTTACTTGCTCATTAGCAGCAGCCGCCCCGGCACCCAACCGGCGAACTTGCAGGGCATCTGGAACGACCAAATCAACCCGCCGTGGGGCAGCAAGTGGACAGTGAACATCAACACCGAGATGAACTACTGGGCAGCCGAACCGACGAACCTGAGCGAATGTCACGAACCGCTGTTCCGCATGATTGCCGAGTTGGTGGAACCTGGCAGCAAAGTGGCGAAGGCGCACTACGGGTGTCGCGGTTGGGTGCTCCACCACAACACCGACCTCTTTCGGGCAACCGTGCCTGTAGATGCCGCGCCCCGCTGGGGCTTTTGGGTCATGGGTGGGGCGTGGCTGTGCCAACACTTGTGGGAGCACTTTTTGTTCACGGGCGACCGCCAATTTTTGCGATGGGCTTATCCGATGATGCGGGAGGCGGCGCGCTTTTTGCTGGACTGGATGGTGCGCGACCCCACAACAGGACGATGGACGACTTGCCCGTCTTTGTCCCCCGAAAATGCTTTCCGCACGAAGGACGGGCAAGTGGCGAGTTTCTGCGTTGGCAGCGGGATGGACCTGCAAATCATCCACGACTTGTTTTGCAACTGCATGGAGGCGGCGACTTTACTCGGTGTTGACGCCGATCTGTGCGCGGAGTTGGAACAGCGCTTGGCAGAACTGGAACCGCTCAAGGTCGGCAAGGATGGACGGTTGCTGGAATGGCACGAGGAGTTTGAGGAACCGGAACCGGGGCATCGGCATGTTTCGCACTTGTTCGGGTTGCACCCCGGTCGTCAAATTTCACCCTTGCGCACGCCGGAGTTGGCGATGGCGGCGCGCAAGGCATTGGAGCATCGGCTGACACATGGCGGCGGCGCGACAGGGTGGAGCCGTGCATGGACAGTCAACCTTTTCGCACGCTTGTTGGACGGCGAAAGTGCTTACGAGCATTTGTTGTTGCTGCTGCGCAAGTCCACCCTGCCGAACCTGTTTGACAACCACCCGCCCTTCCAAATTGACGGCAACTTTGGCGGTTGTGCGGCGGTGGCTGAAATGCTGCTGCAAAGCCATGACGGCGCGTTGCATTTGTTGCCCGCTTTGCCCAAAGCATGGCGCAACGGGTTTATAACCGGATTGCGGGCGCGGGGCGGTTTTGAAGTGGACATCCTTTGGCGCGACGGTCAGCTAGAACGCGCCGTCGTTCGGTCCCACTTGGGCGGTGTCTGTCGGGTGCGGGCTTCTGTGCCCGTGCAAGTGGACGGTGCAAAAGCCCGTGCGCCACAAGGCGAAATCGCCAACCCGTTGCTGAGACCGCAGCGCCCCGCCGCCTTCACTGCCCTGAACCCGCAAGCGTTAGAGCGTCCCAACTTGCCGCCGATGTTCGTCGTGGAATTTGAGACGCAGCCCGACGGCGTTTACATTGTCCGCAGGGCGACTGACAGCTAACGCTTAGTTGGGCTTGAACTGGTTACCGGGGGTGAACGAAGGGCGATGGCGCCGGTTGCCGACACGGAATGGACGAACCTCCACGCAGAGATTGTGGCGTGCATCAAGTGCCCGCGCTTGGTCGCATATCGGCAGCAAGTCGCCGAACGCAAAAAACGAGCGTTCTGCGACTGGGTGTATTGGGGTAAGCCCGTGACGGGTTTCGGCGATAAACAGGCGAAGATTTTGCTCGTCAGGTTAGCGCCCGCCGCCCATGGCGGTAACCGCACAGGGCGCCTTTTTACGGGCGACAGTTCGGCTCAGACGCTGATGCAAGCGCTGCACGCCGTCGGGTTAGCGTCGCAGCCCTTTTCGGTGCATCGCGATGATGGGCTACAACTATCCGGCGTTTACATCACCGCCGTCTGTCGTTGCGCCCCGCCCGCCAACAAACCGACCCCGCAGGAGTTGCGCAACTGCTTGCCTTACTTGGTGCGGGAATTGAACCTGTTAAGCGGTGTGCGGGTCATCGTGGCGTTGGGGCAAATCGCCTTTAACGGAGCCCTGCGGGCGTTGCAGATGTGGGCGCAACAGCACGACACAGCGTGGCAGATGCCCAAACCCCACCCGCGTTTTCAGCACGGAGCGCATTACGCGTTGGCGCACCCTTGGGCGGGCACCGTGCATTTGTTGGCGTCTTACCATCCCAGCCGCCAAAACACGCAAACGAAGCGTTTGACCGTCACGATGCTGACGGAAGTGCTGGCGCACGCAAAAGCGTTGGCGATGACGGGGGCAGGTGAGAAGCGTTGAGCGCAACGCAGCGCCCGTGGGCGCGATGGTGGTGGTTGGGCAACGCCGTTGACGAACTGACCATCACGCAGTTGCTGCAGCAATACCGTGACGCCGGGTTCGGCGGTGTGGAAATCTGCCCCATTTACGGCGTCAAAGGTTACGAACACCGCTTCATCGCGTTTTTGTCACCCCGCTGGCTGCAACTGTTGGCGCACACCCTTGGCACGGCACGGGCGTTGGGCATGGAAGTGGATTTGACGACTGGCACGGGTTGGCCGTTCGGCGGTCCGTGGGTAACGCCCGCGTCGGCGTCCAAGGGCATTGCGCTCAAAGAGGTGCAATTGGCGGCGGGCGAACGAATGAGTGCGTTGCCTGAGGGCAATATCATTGCCGTCATCGCTGTCAGCCCAACCGGCGAACGCGTGCGGTTGACCGAACGCGTGGGCGACGGGGCGTTAGACTGGACACCGCCGCACGGCGTTTGGCGCTTATTCATCGCGGTGCAAACCGGACCTGTGCAAAAAGTCAAGCGGGCGGCGCCCGGCGGTGAAGGGTGGGTCGTTGACCCCTACTCGGTGACAGCGCTGCAACGCTACCTTGACCGCTTTGATGGCGCTTTCGCCGCCTACAACGGTCCGATGCCCCGCGCCTTTTTCCACGACTCGTTTGAATACTTTGGGGCAACTTGGACGGACGAGTTGCCCCGCGCCTTTTTGACCCAACACGGTTATGACCTGCGGGATTGGCTGCCCGAACTGTTGGGGCGCGGCGATGCGGAAACGGTTGCCCGCGTGCGGCATGACTACCGCGCAACGGTGGGCATGTTGCACCGCGCCTACATCCGCCATTGGGCAGCGTGGTGCCACAAGCACGGGAGCCAAGCGCGCCATCAAGCGCATGGCGCACCCGCTAACTTGCTGGACCTTTACGCCGATGCCGACATCCCTGAGACGGAAACTTTCCGCGAGGTGGACGAGCGGCAAGTGCCGATGTTCAAACTGGCAGCATCGGCGGCGCACCTGAAGGGCAGCCCGTTGGTGTCTGCGGAAGCCTTCACTTGGCTCGGCGAGCACTTTCAAGTCAGTCTGGCACGACTGAAACCTGTCGCTGATTTGCTCTTTGTCGCAGGCATCAACCATCTCGTCTATCACGGTATCGCTTACTCACCACCTGAGGCGCCTTTCCCTGGCTGGCTGTTTTACGCGTCGGTGGATTTCGCCCCCCAAGCAGGGTTGTGGCGGGATTTGCCTGCCTTCAATGCGTATGTGACCCGCGTGCAAGAAGTGTTGCAAGCGGGCAAGCCTGACAACGAGGTGCTGCTTTACCTGCCTTGGCACGATTTCTGGCACGATGCGGATACAGCGCCGCTGCGGTTGTTCACGGTGCATGACCAACCGCGTTGGCTGTGGACACATCCTGTCTATCCGGTCGCGATGCACCTGTGGCAGCACGGTTACGCGTTCGCATGGGTTTCTGACGAATGGTTGACGCAAGCGCAAGGGCGCGATGGGTGCATCGTCGTGGGCGATAACGCTTACCGCGCATTGCTTGTGCCTCCGTGTCGTTATCTGCCGCCAGAAACGCTGCAGCAGTTTTTGCGGTTGGCGCAAGCGGGCGCGACGGTGTTGGTCGTCGGGCAGTTGCCCACCGATGTGCCGGGCTTGGCGCGGTTGGCGGAGCGACGCAACGCACTGACGGCGTTGCTGACTCAACTGCGGTTCGTCAGCGACGGCGCTGTGCCTGTCCGGAAAGCCGTCTTCGGGCGCGGCGTCATATTGGGATGCGATGACCTTGCGACCCTGCTGCAGCATGCCAAGATCCCGCGCGAGCCGATGGCTGATGCCGGCTTGCGGTTCATTCGTCGTCGCGTCGTTGACGGCTGGGTCTACTTCGTCGCCAACTTCGGCGACCGCAAGGTGGACGGTTGGGTCCCGCTGAGCGTCCCCGCAAAGGCAGTGCGTTTGATTGACCCCATGGATGGGCGTGCAGGGCTTGCGGCGATACGCCAGCAAAATGACCGTATCGCCATTTACCTGCAACTGGAAACAGGGCAATCGCTGCTGCTGCACGCCACGGCGGGCAAGTTGGACGATGGACAGTGGCGTTATTGGCGCCTTGCGGGCGACGGTGTGCCCATCGCAGGCAAGTGGCAGGTGGAGTTCGTGGAGGGCGGTCCCGTGTTGCCCCGCGCAGTGGAAATGACGCAGTTGCAATCGTGGACGGAGTTGGACGACCCTGAAGGCAAGCGCTTTCACGGGACGGCACGCTACCGCACCGCGTTTGAAGTGCCTGCATTGCCAGCGGACGATTGGCTGTTGGAGTTGGGCGAAGTGCGGGAGAGTGCCCGCGTGTGGGTCAACGGGCAATTTGTGGGCGTGTTGTGGGCGCCGCCGTTTCGTGCATTTGTCGGACGCTTTTTGCGGACGGGACGCAACGAGTTGGTCGTGGAAGTGACCAATCTGCCCGCCAACCGCATCGCTGACATGGACCGACGGGGCGTGGCGTGGAAGGTGTTCTACGACATCAACTTCGTCAACCGCGATTACAAGCCCTTTGACGCCGCGCATTGGACGCCGTTTCCTTCAGGGTTGCTCGGTCCCGTTCGGCTGGTGCCCGTCCAACACTGCGTGCTTTGAAGGACCCACTGCAGGCAATTGACTCGTCGCGTTGACAGCCGCGGCAAGGGAGGTGCGAGCGGTGGATAGAGGGTATCGTGCCTCGGTAGCGTTGATGACATTAGTGCCGATAGCCGACAGTGGAACGGCGTCGGAGCGATTGGGGCGCGGGTTGGTAGCGGTTCGTCGTCATGCGCCAGACAATAGGCGCTGCATGGACGCAATTCACATC
This window encodes:
- a CDS encoding Hydroxypyruvate reductase is translated as MKPIVVLCGSFPPVAEERLMRAATVVKVSIDRTALQRALADADALILRNMPFVDDALLAGATQLKVIGRYGVGVDNIDLDAARRRNIRVVFTPGANADAVAEHTLALLLALAKRLRFWHEALVRGNYHLRWTERNTELQGKTLGIIGFGHVGRAVAQRAKAFGLQLLVHDPLVPEEVIEALGAACVALDELLRRSDFVTLHVPLTEQTRHLINRERVALMKQGALLINTARGEVCDLDALYDGLQSGRLAGVALDVFPNEPPDVSHPLFRHPHFLGTPHVAAHTPETLERMALVVAEQVLKVLRGEEPDFAVV
- the tpx gene encoding putative thiol peroxidase, with amino-acid sequence MAQVPERVGVVTFRGSPLTLLGPDLQVGEKAPDFRVVDLDLNPVTLRDFAGKVLLISVTPSLDTPVCDAQGRKFNELAASLSDDVVVANISVDLPFAQRRWCGANDITRIKVFSDYQERDFGLKYGVLIKELKLLARSVWIVDKDGVIRYKQLVPEVTNEPDYDAALAALRQVVGA